In the Adlercreutzia equolifaciens DSM 19450 genome, one interval contains:
- a CDS encoding helix-turn-helix transcriptional regulator — MLKDTIKKLRIQQGLSQDELAECVHVVRQTVSKWERGTSVPDADSLVALARALGVSAAELLGESAMAEKEPRDLAWETSLLDERVTSESQRLDRLVRSLKWALIGAAAMALAFGLFVWLPNQQFSYVIWWDSVADDPDYNKIVYRLNGEEKSLRLLLDPEDHGRVIGCAGEPGMAEAMDAAELLNEPGSLDTLSERANQAIEAMGGTVLRHELWLAAASREDDDPLNDDMPYSVSFYADSADQDVPW; from the coding sequence ATGTTGAAGGACACCATCAAGAAGCTGCGCATCCAGCAGGGATTGAGCCAGGACGAGCTGGCCGAGTGCGTCCACGTGGTGCGCCAGACCGTCTCGAAGTGGGAGCGTGGCACCTCGGTTCCCGACGCCGATTCGCTTGTGGCCCTGGCCCGCGCCCTCGGAGTGAGCGCCGCTGAACTGCTGGGGGAGAGTGCGATGGCGGAGAAAGAGCCCCGCGATCTTGCGTGGGAGACCTCTCTTCTGGACGAGCGCGTTACCAGCGAGTCGCAACGGCTCGATCGCCTCGTGCGCTCCCTCAAATGGGCGCTCATCGGCGCGGCGGCTATGGCGCTGGCCTTCGGACTTTTCGTCTGGCTGCCAAACCAGCAGTTCTCATATGTGATATGGTGGGACAGCGTGGCTGACGATCCAGATTACAATAAGATTGTCTATCGCCTCAATGGCGAGGAGAAATCATTGCGGCTTCTCCTGGATCCCGAGGATCATGGGCGCGTTATCGGTTGCGCTGGGGAGCCAGGCATGGCTGAGGCCATGGACGCAGCGGAGCTGCTCAACGAGCCGGGAAGCCTAGATACGCTTTCTGAGCGAGCGAATCAAGCCATAGAGGCGATGGGAGGCACCGTGCTTCGTCACGAGCTCTGGCTTGCCGCCGCTAGTCGCGAAGACGATGACCCCCTCAATGACGATATGCCTTATTCGGTTAGCTTTTATGCTGATTCTGCCGATCAAGATGTTCCATGGTGA
- a CDS encoding virulence RhuM family protein, translating into MSEAASTSNIVLFESSDGEVRLDVAVDVGKDEIWLNRSQMSLLFDRDVKTIGKHIANALKEELENSPKPTVAKFATVQKEGNREVERQVEYYNLDVIISVGYRVKSQRGVEFRRWATDVLRRYIVEGRAENEKRLIDGLSSCSCP; encoded by the coding sequence ATGTCTGAAGCAGCTAGCACATCGAACATCGTCCTTTTCGAATCCTCCGATGGGGAGGTGAGATTAGATGTCGCGGTTGACGTCGGAAAGGACGAGATCTGGCTCAACCGCTCTCAGATGTCTCTCCTGTTCGATCGCGATGTCAAAACCATTGGCAAGCATATCGCCAACGCGCTTAAGGAGGAATTGGAGAACTCACCGAAACCAACTGTCGCAAAATTTGCGACAGTTCAAAAAGAGGGGAATCGCGAGGTAGAGCGGCAGGTCGAATACTACAACCTCGACGTCATCATCTCGGTGGGCTACCGCGTGAAGTCTCAGCGCGGCGTTGAGTTCCGTCGCTGGGCCACCGACGTCCTGCGTCGTTATATCGTCGAGGGCCGCGCCGAGAACGAGAAGCGCCTGATCGACGGGCTATCATCGTGCAGCTGCCCCTAA
- a CDS encoding molybdenum cofactor biosynthesis protein MoaE, translating to MAKTEPSVDQWLREAKADPAAAQCGMFLTHNGVVRITPKAQVREGVEGLGEVVAVEFSYDAEGLAAAEAEALTWPGVYYVRTWLNEGRCEVGDSLMYVLIGADIRPNCIDALQKLVGHIKNELVVEKEIFA from the coding sequence ATGGCGAAGACTGAACCTTCCGTTGATCAGTGGCTGCGCGAGGCTAAGGCCGATCCGGCGGCGGCCCAGTGCGGCATGTTCCTCACCCACAACGGCGTGGTGCGTATCACCCCGAAGGCCCAGGTGCGCGAAGGCGTGGAAGGCTTGGGCGAGGTGGTGGCCGTCGAGTTCTCCTATGATGCGGAGGGTCTGGCCGCCGCCGAGGCCGAGGCGCTCACCTGGCCCGGCGTCTACTATGTGCGCACCTGGCTGAACGAGGGGCGCTGCGAGGTGGGCGATTCGCTCATGTACGTGCTCATCGGCGCCGATATCCGCCCCAACTGCATCGACGCGCTGCAGAAGCTCGTGGGTCACATCAAGAATGAGCTGGTGGTTGAGAAAGAGATCTTCGCGTAG
- a CDS encoding PD-(D/E)XK nuclease family transposase has translation MKENELEFSDWPMFDLLMTNEELCRELLEVVLDAPVSNIEYIIAENDIRPTLTNHGVRLDAYVKTENEVYNIEMQTVKRTKLGRRLRFYQGAMDTLALRRGEHYGNLPPCYIVFICLHDPFNAGLPVYTLNVKCQENTSVETDHGFTWVVLGASAWDRLPPGRLRNLLHYIATGEAGDDRFATKLAAAVRAANGDEAWRKEKMALLTFEEDMEIQRRMLEEDREDLETLRRMLEEDREDLETLRRMLKEDREDLEARRRMVEEQRRTLEEQQRVLEEQRRMLQEDLEKLEHIAVETTESEGRAEGLEEGEARLGALVTALIESGRSEEVALVATDAAARRARFEEFGL, from the coding sequence ATGAAGGAAAACGAACTCGAGTTCAGTGATTGGCCCATGTTCGATCTTCTGATGACGAACGAGGAGCTTTGCCGCGAGCTGCTTGAAGTAGTCCTCGATGCACCGGTGTCGAACATTGAGTACATCATCGCCGAGAACGATATCCGTCCGACGCTCACCAACCACGGCGTGCGTCTCGACGCCTACGTAAAAACCGAGAACGAGGTTTACAATATCGAGATGCAAACAGTCAAGCGGACTAAACTCGGTCGCCGTTTGCGCTTCTACCAGGGCGCCATGGACACCTTGGCACTACGCCGTGGCGAGCACTACGGAAACCTCCCTCCCTGCTACATCGTTTTCATCTGCCTGCACGATCCCTTCAATGCGGGGCTGCCGGTATACACGCTAAACGTAAAGTGCCAGGAGAATACGAGCGTGGAAACGGACCATGGGTTCACCTGGGTCGTCTTGGGTGCCTCTGCCTGGGACAGGCTCCCTCCGGGACGCCTGCGAAACCTGCTACACTATATTGCTACCGGAGAAGCGGGCGACGATCGGTTCGCCACGAAACTAGCCGCCGCCGTAAGGGCAGCGAACGGCGACGAAGCGTGGAGAAAGGAGAAGATGGCCTTGCTGACATTCGAGGAAGACATGGAGATCCAGAGACGCATGCTCGAGGAAGACCGGGAAGACCTCGAGACTCTAAGACGCATGCTCGAGGAAGACCGGGAAGACCTCGAGACTCTAAGACGCATGCTCAAGGAAGACCGGGAAGACCTCGAGGCCCGAAGGCGCATGGTCGAGGAGCAAAGGCGCACGCTTGAGGAGCAACAGCGCGTGCTTGAGGAGCAAAGGCGCATGCTTCAGGAAGATCTCGAGAAACTAGAGCACATCGCCGTCGAGACAACGGAAAGCGAGGGACGGGCTGAAGGCCTTGAAGAGGGAGAAGCGCGTCTTGGCGCGTTGGTGACGGCGCTGATCGAATCGGGTCGCTCGGAAGAGGTAGCACTCGTTGCAACCGATGCTGCCGCTCGCCGTGCGCGATTCGAGGAATTCGGCCTCTAG
- a CDS encoding YiiX/YebB-like N1pC/P60 family cysteine hydrolase: MKLCILNKLGIMSVIALALTLVAASAAFADESSTNIGDASSFQDDAALWAMVDDKAKKDGAVCEETLVSGTDAQPYATAAKRPAKYPIAKGFILVTKDKYKGVVPSGHAGIIYSESTVIEAMPEGVVRKSNNWYSRYKTCYGAYVKNISQAQKDKAANWAKGQMGKPYNYDFYNPNTRKAFYCSQLVWAAYKDTLGINLENAALCGNAIHPSELLMSSRVSVFYMQQ; encoded by the coding sequence ATGAAGCTTTGTATCCTGAATAAGCTCGGTATAATGTCTGTCATTGCATTAGCCTTAACACTCGTGGCTGCCTCTGCGGCATTTGCAGACGAAAGTTCAACCAATATAGGAGATGCATCGTCCTTCCAGGACGATGCTGCTTTGTGGGCGATGGTTGATGACAAGGCCAAGAAAGACGGTGCTGTGTGTGAAGAAACGCTGGTGTCTGGAACGGATGCTCAGCCATATGCGACAGCTGCGAAACGGCCGGCGAAATACCCCATTGCCAAAGGATTCATTTTGGTGACTAAAGATAAGTACAAGGGAGTTGTTCCTTCTGGTCATGCCGGTATTATATACAGCGAAAGCACTGTGATTGAGGCAATGCCGGAGGGTGTAGTGCGAAAGTCTAATAATTGGTATTCTCGCTATAAGACCTGCTATGGTGCTTACGTAAAGAATATCTCACAGGCCCAAAAGGATAAGGCAGCGAATTGGGCGAAAGGGCAAATGGGCAAGCCATATAATTACGACTTCTATAACCCCAACACTAGGAAAGCGTTTTACTGTTCACAGCTTGTCTGGGCGGCATATAAGGATACTCTCGGCATCAATCTCGAGAATGCTGCGCTATGCGGAAACGCGATTCATCCCTCTGAGCTGCTTATGTCAAGCAGAGTGAGCGTGTTTTACATGCAGCAGTAG
- a CDS encoding spermidine synthase, whose amino-acid sequence MVLADWWDRVTGRAGKREVFPSRFGEATVYAMPAEDGSLVRMLNVGGVLQSATYLDERWATCPFAYLRSFDHLFEAALPEAPDPLVVNRALMLGGAGFAYPKQLLLEHPGVALDVVEIDPAMVQIARERFFLDRLEMQLAAEGRADDLRIFVEDGEAFLRRSDGAPYDVIINDVFVGREAVPFFASDEGIACARARLTPGGLLMANCVVEYTGDAMYRLFSQVERLRDHFANVYVIDASDDEFGGADNYLLIATDGSYPFTGVIPYGD is encoded by the coding sequence ATGGTGCTGGCGGATTGGTGGGACAGGGTTACCGGGCGCGCGGGGAAGCGCGAGGTGTTTCCTTCTCGGTTCGGGGAGGCGACGGTGTATGCGATGCCTGCGGAGGACGGGTCGCTTGTGCGCATGCTGAACGTGGGCGGAGTGCTGCAGTCGGCGACCTATCTGGACGAACGTTGGGCAACGTGCCCCTTTGCGTACCTGCGATCCTTCGACCACCTCTTCGAGGCGGCGCTTCCCGAGGCGCCGGACCCGCTGGTTGTAAACCGCGCGCTCATGCTCGGCGGCGCCGGGTTCGCCTATCCCAAGCAGCTGCTGCTGGAGCATCCGGGCGTTGCTCTGGACGTGGTGGAAATCGATCCGGCCATGGTGCAGATCGCCCGGGAGCGTTTCTTCCTTGATCGTCTGGAGATGCAGCTGGCCGCCGAGGGTCGCGCCGACGATCTGCGCATCTTCGTGGAAGACGGCGAGGCGTTCCTGCGGCGGTCGGACGGTGCCCCCTACGATGTCATCATCAACGACGTCTTCGTCGGACGCGAGGCGGTGCCGTTCTTCGCTAGCGACGAGGGCATTGCTTGCGCCCGCGCGCGCTTGACGCCGGGCGGCCTGCTCATGGCTAACTGCGTCGTGGAATACACCGGCGATGCCATGTACCGCCTCTTCTCCCAGGTGGAACGCCTGCGCGATCACTTCGCCAACGTGTACGTCATCGACGCCTCCGACGACGAGTTCGGCGGCGCCGACAACTACCTCCTCATAGCCACCGACGGCTCCTACCCTTTCACAGGCGTCATCCCCTACGGGGATTAG
- a CDS encoding homoserine dehydrogenase has translation MAVKIGLVGTGTVGGGCIDIIQKHKDDFLRHFGVDIELARVCSLSPSEAEAHGVGHLFTDNFNNIINDPEIDIVVELIGGTTIARTVVLNALAAGKNVVTANKALMATHGKEVMEAAEAAGKELAFEASVGGGIPIIDPLKHSLIANEITSVMGIVNGTTNYMLTRMADNGLSYEDALHEAQQKGFAEADPTADVGGFDAAAKIAILASIAFNSRVTLDDVFTDGITNISPVDIEAARDMGYVIKLLAIAHRREDGVDVRVHPTMIPTNHQLATVNGVFNAIYVVGDFVGETMFFGEGAGAGAAASAVMGDVLEVARHIQQGVAPIVGCTCTDDLPILPMDELVMRYYLRFSVTDRPGVLETMAGVFARHNISVKSIVQRGRSGAERVDQVVVTHRCRERDIREALEEALALDNVVLDTPSVIRVEE, from the coding sequence ATGGCAGTGAAAATCGGCTTGGTGGGCACCGGCACCGTCGGCGGTGGGTGCATCGACATCATCCAGAAGCACAAGGACGACTTTTTGCGCCACTTCGGTGTGGATATCGAGCTGGCGCGCGTGTGCTCGCTGTCGCCGTCCGAGGCCGAGGCCCACGGGGTCGGCCACCTGTTCACCGACAACTTCAACAACATCATCAACGATCCCGAGATCGATATCGTGGTGGAGCTCATCGGGGGCACCACCATCGCCCGCACGGTCGTACTGAACGCGCTCGCCGCCGGCAAGAACGTGGTTACGGCCAACAAGGCACTCATGGCCACCCACGGCAAGGAGGTTATGGAAGCCGCCGAGGCTGCTGGCAAGGAACTGGCCTTCGAAGCGTCCGTGGGCGGCGGCATCCCCATCATCGATCCGCTGAAGCACTCGCTCATCGCCAACGAGATCACCTCGGTCATGGGCATTGTGAACGGCACCACCAACTACATGCTCACCCGCATGGCCGACAACGGCCTGTCCTACGAGGACGCCCTGCACGAGGCGCAGCAGAAGGGCTTCGCCGAGGCCGATCCCACGGCGGACGTGGGCGGCTTCGACGCGGCGGCGAAGATCGCCATCTTGGCTTCCATCGCCTTCAACTCGCGTGTGACCTTGGACGATGTCTTTACCGACGGCATCACGAATATCTCGCCGGTGGATATCGAGGCTGCTCGCGACATGGGCTACGTCATCAAGCTTCTGGCCATCGCCCATCGCCGCGAGGATGGGGTCGATGTGCGCGTGCATCCCACCATGATCCCGACGAACCATCAGCTGGCCACCGTAAACGGCGTGTTCAACGCCATTTACGTGGTGGGCGACTTTGTGGGCGAGACCATGTTCTTCGGCGAGGGCGCCGGCGCGGGTGCCGCGGCTAGCGCCGTCATGGGCGACGTGTTGGAAGTTGCGCGCCACATTCAGCAGGGCGTGGCTCCCATTGTGGGCTGCACCTGCACCGACGACCTGCCCATCCTGCCCATGGACGAGCTGGTCATGCGCTATTACCTGCGTTTCTCGGTGACCGACCGTCCGGGCGTTCTGGAAACCATGGCCGGCGTGTTCGCGCGCCACAACATCTCGGTGAAGTCTATCGTGCAGCGCGGCCGTTCCGGTGCCGAGCGCGTCGACCAGGTAGTGGTCACCCACCGCTGCCGCGAGCGCGACATCCGCGAGGCTCTGGAAGAGGCCCTGGCCCTGGACAACGTGGTGCTGGACACGCCTTCCGTCATCCGCGTGGAGGAATAA
- a CDS encoding LysR family transcriptional regulator: MEIEHLREFAILARHLNFREAAADLHISQSALSRHIAALEQFYGTALFKRDRHAVYLTDAGAFLLDYAEQLWEQFSLSREHLQRLFSGERHLRISGIVGHPSFYPYILNAETRLRATDPTVTLRVERNTSASLLEQVEALQSDETDCALLLSSVASTRESYENMESIRLGHVPVSLIVRRDHPLAHEPLLTADALQNGRFVHFTGPDFSPYWHVFSQLLDEAEITYTTAPYPANSEYDIIRAIDAMGTDLYLSPRTSILPAIAQNPDAAIIPLVGEELTLDLDLLYRPGHKEDLVRLVAPCLEGAFAAFNATL, encoded by the coding sequence ATGGAAATAGAGCATCTACGAGAATTCGCCATCCTCGCACGCCACTTGAATTTTCGCGAGGCCGCAGCAGATCTGCACATCTCGCAATCGGCACTCAGCCGCCACATTGCCGCACTCGAGCAGTTCTACGGCACGGCCTTATTCAAGCGCGATCGCCACGCCGTCTATCTCACCGATGCCGGAGCCTTCCTTCTCGATTACGCCGAGCAACTTTGGGAGCAGTTCTCCCTCTCCCGGGAGCATCTCCAGCGTCTTTTTTCCGGAGAGCGCCACCTGCGTATCAGCGGCATCGTCGGGCACCCTTCGTTTTATCCTTACATCCTTAATGCGGAAACTCGCTTGCGTGCCACCGATCCCACCGTTACCCTGCGGGTCGAGCGCAATACGAGCGCCTCGCTCCTCGAGCAAGTCGAGGCGTTGCAGAGCGATGAGACCGATTGCGCCCTGCTTCTCTCCTCCGTTGCCAGCACCAGGGAGTCCTACGAAAACATGGAGAGCATCCGTCTGGGTCATGTCCCCGTGTCTCTCATCGTGCGACGCGACCATCCCCTTGCCCATGAGCCGCTTCTCACCGCTGACGCGCTCCAGAACGGCCGTTTCGTGCACTTTACCGGCCCCGATTTCTCACCTTACTGGCACGTTTTCAGCCAGTTGCTCGATGAGGCCGAAATAACCTACACGACCGCACCCTACCCCGCCAACAGCGAGTACGACATCATCCGGGCCATTGATGCCATGGGTACCGACCTCTATCTCTCGCCCCGGACTTCCATTCTACCCGCCATCGCCCAAAACCCCGATGCGGCCATCATTCCCCTCGTCGGCGAAGAACTTACCCTGGACCTGGATTTGCTCTACCGCCCGGGGCACAAGGAAGATCTCGTGCGCCTGGTCGCTCCGTGCCTCGAAGGCGCCTTCGCCGCATTCAACGCAACTCTGTAG
- a CDS encoding putative ABC transporter permease: MGDEKRHVDHLEEAARKAEADLRDDLEKAVEFEKADVAETHREWHDQLHNDHAELVADVARDKEEIREALDDARHPERIVHAAEEKLAHAADEARDVVRAVEHPSVIVDDAKEALAEKKHALDETAATIAAEFTSPADKKRLPVVLRVFGVLLIIGSGVALPVIAKTMYQAVTMFDSGAMRGEGISTIVVTFVNLAVLVALAVTLIVFGVRLIRNQRRWAALLSYGLYVLLLAGALCSIMLAGIGYELIPYGVGFAVTVALQSYLDPSLLEERRAHRKAREAEEHAEGEAGTLGRDPSGKGYITLNFFNLFWIFVVASVLGLLMEEIVHFLFVVPGQWQDRAGLLFGPFSPIYGCGAVLMTIFLNRFHKSNWLVIFLVAAVIGGAFEAFVSLFMQYAFGAVAWDYSNMPGSLFGGRTCLPFMACWGLLGVVWIKLLLPFMLRLVNFIPWNWRYVLTTACAVLMLVDAVMTLQALDCWYMRLSHDPVDTPIQQFYDHEFGDAYMADRFQSMTIHPADAVRGK; encoded by the coding sequence ATGGGAGACGAAAAACGCCATGTAGATCACCTGGAAGAGGCCGCGCGCAAGGCCGAGGCCGACCTGCGGGACGACCTTGAGAAGGCCGTGGAATTCGAAAAGGCCGACGTGGCTGAAACTCATCGCGAATGGCACGATCAGCTGCACAACGATCATGCCGAGTTGGTGGCCGACGTTGCTCGCGACAAAGAAGAGATCCGCGAGGCTTTAGACGACGCGCGCCACCCCGAGCGCATCGTGCATGCGGCCGAGGAAAAGCTCGCCCACGCCGCCGACGAGGCCCGCGATGTCGTGCGCGCCGTGGAGCACCCGAGCGTCATTGTCGATGACGCTAAGGAGGCTCTAGCCGAGAAAAAGCACGCCCTTGATGAGACCGCGGCCACTATCGCTGCCGAATTCACCAGCCCCGCCGACAAGAAGCGCCTGCCGGTGGTGCTGCGCGTGTTCGGCGTGCTGCTCATTATCGGCTCGGGCGTCGCGCTGCCGGTCATCGCGAAGACCATGTATCAGGCTGTGACCATGTTCGACTCTGGGGCTATGCGCGGGGAGGGCATCTCCACCATCGTGGTGACCTTCGTGAATCTGGCCGTGCTGGTGGCCCTCGCCGTCACGCTCATTGTGTTCGGCGTGCGCCTCATCCGCAACCAGCGGCGCTGGGCGGCGCTGCTCTCCTACGGGTTGTACGTGCTCCTTCTGGCCGGGGCCCTGTGCTCCATCATGCTGGCCGGCATCGGCTACGAGCTTATTCCCTACGGCGTCGGTTTCGCGGTCACCGTGGCGCTGCAAAGCTACCTCGACCCCTCGCTGCTCGAAGAACGCCGCGCCCATCGCAAGGCCCGCGAGGCCGAGGAGCACGCGGAGGGGGAGGCCGGCACGCTCGGTCGCGACCCCTCGGGCAAGGGCTACATCACGCTGAACTTCTTCAACCTGTTCTGGATCTTCGTTGTGGCCAGCGTGCTGGGGCTGCTCATGGAGGAGATCGTCCACTTTCTGTTCGTGGTGCCGGGCCAGTGGCAGGACCGCGCGGGCCTGCTGTTCGGCCCGTTCTCGCCCATCTACGGGTGCGGCGCGGTGCTCATGACCATCTTTCTCAACCGCTTCCACAAAAGCAACTGGCTTGTCATCTTCCTTGTGGCGGCTGTCATCGGCGGCGCGTTCGAGGCGTTCGTAAGCCTGTTCATGCAGTACGCGTTCGGCGCGGTGGCCTGGGATTACTCCAACATGCCCGGATCGTTGTTCGGCGGCCGCACGTGCCTGCCGTTCATGGCCTGCTGGGGGCTGCTCGGCGTGGTGTGGATAAAGCTGCTGTTGCCGTTCATGCTGCGGCTCGTGAATTTCATCCCGTGGAACTGGCGCTACGTGCTCACCACCGCGTGCGCCGTGCTCATGCTGGTGGATGCCGTCATGACCCTGCAGGCCCTCGACTGCTGGTACATGCGCCTGTCCCATGACCCGGTGGACACGCCCATCCAGCAGTTCTACGATCACGAGTTCGGCGACGCTTACATGGCCGACCGCTTCCAATCCATGACCATCCACCCCGCCGACGCCGTGCGCGGGAAGTAG
- a CDS encoding HAD family hydrolase, with product MIGIIFDCDGTLVDSMGAWHEVDRTLAAEAGITLTEADAEAITTMSLTEASAYLHEQCGLGESNEAVLEMIFDRMRAFYANEVEARPGALAFVQALHERGVPMAVASSTPADMLATCVERCGFAPYMKTVVSVDDLQTSKREPAVYDHARSFLGTDRAHTWAFEDAAYALDTLRAAGYRTGAIYDNDISGTRDQLFERADFLIASWEDLDPDIFLAKAGA from the coding sequence GTGATCGGCATCATTTTCGATTGCGATGGAACGCTGGTGGATTCCATGGGAGCGTGGCATGAGGTGGATCGCACCCTGGCGGCCGAGGCCGGCATCACGCTGACCGAGGCCGACGCCGAAGCCATCACCACCATGTCGCTGACCGAGGCCAGCGCCTATTTACATGAGCAATGCGGTCTCGGCGAGAGCAACGAGGCGGTGCTCGAGATGATCTTCGACCGCATGCGCGCCTTCTACGCCAACGAAGTGGAGGCTCGTCCGGGCGCGCTGGCCTTCGTGCAGGCCCTGCACGAGCGCGGCGTGCCTATGGCGGTAGCCTCCTCCACGCCGGCCGATATGCTGGCCACGTGCGTGGAACGCTGTGGGTTCGCCCCCTACATGAAGACCGTCGTGTCTGTGGACGACCTGCAGACGAGCAAACGCGAACCGGCTGTTTACGACCACGCCCGCAGCTTCCTCGGCACTGATCGCGCCCACACCTGGGCTTTCGAAGATGCCGCCTACGCCCTGGACACCCTGCGCGCGGCCGGCTACCGCACTGGCGCCATCTACGACAACGACATCTCCGGCACCCGCGACCAGCTCTTCGAGCGCGCCGACTTCCTCATCGCCTCATGGGAGGATCTCGACCCCGACATCTTTCTCGCCAAGGCCGGCGCTTAA
- a CDS encoding response regulator transcription factor → MIPFASFIIVFSALIGVGAACAAVGQACFRRRSDDVSTRLAVLWSVASIGLSIVVPALDGFQASKTAAIASAALLAATALASFFLSRYWREAAMKREADRLQLAKSGYADSQLADPEVPQEPDIEALCAKAARTYDLTRREEDVLRLLVEGRTAPQIAEELVVSPNTVKTHVRNLYRKLGINRRADLACRLGS, encoded by the coding sequence GTGATTCCCTTCGCCAGCTTCATTATCGTCTTTTCCGCCCTAATCGGCGTAGGCGCGGCCTGCGCGGCCGTTGGGCAAGCTTGCTTTCGCCGACGCAGCGACGATGTGAGCACACGGCTGGCGGTACTGTGGTCGGTCGCGAGCATCGGGCTCTCCATTGTCGTGCCGGCACTGGATGGATTTCAGGCATCCAAAACGGCCGCGATCGCCTCAGCGGCGCTGCTGGCAGCAACCGCACTGGCCTCCTTTTTCCTAAGTCGTTACTGGCGCGAAGCCGCCATGAAGCGCGAGGCAGATCGTTTGCAACTGGCGAAAAGCGGCTACGCTGACTCGCAGCTGGCCGACCCGGAGGTGCCGCAAGAGCCTGATATCGAAGCCCTCTGCGCCAAGGCCGCCCGCACCTACGACCTCACCCGCCGCGAAGAGGATGTGCTGCGCCTCCTCGTTGAAGGGCGCACGGCACCGCAAATCGCCGAGGAGCTCGTCGTCTCGCCCAACACCGTGAAAACCCACGTGCGCAACCTCTATCGAAAGCTCGGCATCAACCGCCGCGCCGACCTCGCCTGCCGCCTCGGGAGCTAA
- a CDS encoding RNA polymerase sigma factor — protein MNAYQDLVFRTACSMLNSLESARDITQETFVKLYQSDKEFADDRHLRNWLVTVTRNACRDALRRQKNVAIELVDPTAPDALEKLMADKAQLSESSIPIDKDDYLWRHVAQLPVAQRTAAFLHYAEDLSIAEIAGIMEKSPANIRAQLSRAKKSLRKMIDAERNQRKEDEQYEMARQKTIRDLSKASAVAEAGRRNERANPSGHTLLGGTRARPGMRSSHHQQTSISRPNDDEDGHPCAEVA, from the coding sequence ATGAACGCCTACCAGGACCTCGTGTTCCGCACCGCCTGCAGTATGCTGAACTCTCTTGAGTCGGCTCGGGACATCACTCAGGAGACATTCGTCAAGCTGTACCAGAGCGACAAGGAGTTCGCCGACGACAGGCATCTGCGCAATTGGCTCGTCACCGTGACACGCAATGCCTGCCGGGATGCGCTTCGCCGCCAAAAGAACGTGGCTATCGAGTTGGTCGACCCCACCGCACCGGACGCCCTCGAGAAGCTGATGGCCGACAAGGCCCAATTGAGCGAGAGCTCAATTCCCATTGACAAAGACGACTACCTTTGGCGGCATGTGGCGCAGCTGCCTGTCGCGCAACGCACGGCCGCGTTCTTGCACTACGCGGAAGATTTATCCATTGCCGAGATCGCCGGCATTATGGAAAAATCGCCTGCCAACATACGTGCTCAGTTGAGTCGCGCCAAAAAGAGCCTAAGGAAGATGATCGATGCCGAACGCAACCAGCGGAAGGAGGACGAACAATATGAGATGGCCCGCCAGAAGACGATTCGAGACCTATCGAAAGCAAGCGCAGTCGCTGAAGCTGGACGACGAAACGAGAGAGCGAACCCTTCGGGTCATACGCTCCTTGGAGGAACGAGAGCAAGACCGGGCATGCGCAGCAGCCACCACCAACAAACAAGCATTTCCCGCCCCAACGACGACGAAGACGGCCATCCCTGCGCTGAAGTCGCCTAA